A DNA window from Janibacter sp. A1S7 contains the following coding sequences:
- a CDS encoding multidrug effflux MFS transporter: MTTVLLALLGMFGPFSIDTPFPAFAAMGEQFGVSDAAMQLVVSAYLASFAAMCLFHGPISDAVGRKPVMVIGAAIYALASIGCALSTSLEVLLVFRVLQGMSAGAGTIVSRTVVRDLFEGARAQQLMSVVAMIFALGPAIAPIMGGWLLLLGPWPLIFWFLTLFGAVIAIAVLALLPESHPPENRTPLRVRSILSSVVDVSRVRSFQVLAAAQAFSFAGQFLYIAAAPIFVVSLLGKGPQDFWVFFVPMVGGMVLGSFTNARLAGRISGHVLITGGQCVAITGAVAGMFFAFGPGAATLPWAVVGPTAIAFGTGIALPVYQLTLLDAVPHARGTAASVSTFAMLILNAVLASVIAPVAASSLGRLAATSLALLVLGIALFHLHRAGVRRGSRTHTCQPEVS; this comes from the coding sequence GTGACGACGGTCCTCCTGGCGCTCCTTGGCATGTTCGGCCCCTTCTCCATCGACACCCCCTTTCCCGCGTTCGCGGCCATGGGTGAGCAGTTCGGGGTGTCCGACGCGGCGATGCAGCTGGTCGTGAGCGCCTACTTGGCCTCGTTCGCCGCCATGTGCCTCTTCCACGGTCCGATCAGCGACGCGGTGGGGCGCAAACCGGTGATGGTCATCGGCGCCGCGATCTACGCACTCGCGTCGATCGGATGCGCCCTCTCGACCTCACTGGAGGTACTCCTGGTCTTCCGGGTCCTGCAGGGCATGTCCGCCGGTGCGGGGACGATCGTCTCCCGCACCGTGGTCCGGGACCTGTTCGAGGGAGCGCGGGCCCAGCAGCTGATGAGCGTGGTCGCCATGATCTTCGCCCTCGGCCCGGCGATCGCCCCGATCATGGGCGGCTGGTTGTTGCTCCTCGGTCCGTGGCCGCTGATCTTCTGGTTCCTCACCCTCTTCGGTGCCGTCATCGCGATCGCGGTGCTCGCCCTTCTGCCCGAGAGCCACCCGCCCGAGAACCGCACTCCCCTGCGGGTTCGTTCCATCCTCTCCAGCGTCGTCGACGTCAGCCGCGTGCGCAGCTTCCAGGTGCTCGCCGCCGCCCAGGCCTTCTCCTTCGCGGGGCAGTTCCTCTACATCGCAGCAGCGCCCATCTTCGTGGTCTCGCTGCTGGGCAAGGGCCCGCAGGACTTCTGGGTCTTCTTCGTCCCGATGGTCGGGGGCATGGTGCTCGGATCCTTCACCAATGCCCGGCTTGCCGGACGAATCAGCGGTCATGTGCTCATCACGGGTGGGCAGTGCGTTGCCATCACCGGTGCCGTGGCCGGCATGTTCTTTGCCTTCGGTCCGGGTGCGGCCACGCTGCCGTGGGCGGTGGTGGGCCCGACGGCCATCGCCTTCGGGACCGGTATCGCCCTGCCGGTCTACCAGCTGACCCTGCTGGACGCGGTCCCCCACGCGCGCGGGACGGCCGCCTCGGTCTCCACCTTCGCCATGCTCATCCTCAATGCCGTGCTGGCGAGCGTCATCGCCCCGGTTGCCGCATCATCGCTCGGGCGTCTGGCCGCGACGAGCCTGGCACTGCTGGTTCTGGGGATCGCCCTCTTCCACCTCCATCGTGCCGGGGTGCGCAGGGGGTCCCGCACCCATACGTGTCAGCCGGAGGTGTCCTGA